One window of Anaerolineales bacterium genomic DNA carries:
- a CDS encoding metallophosphoesterase: MTTIFFATDIHGSDICWSKFLNAGKFYNADQLILGGDMTGKAVVPFIHQGGKNYRVTLLEQVYEITNEDELADLKKRVRSRGYYPYLTNPDEIKELEKDPGKVGRIFLDEVLKVVQQWMELAEKKLAGTGMKVYCCPGNDDMDEVDDIIRESRTVVLAEGDVTLLDSGHEMIASGWSNRTPWNTHREEDEDQLKVRYEAMTSRLKDPKNAIFNIHVPPYKSNLDEAPELDENLRPKMAGQALKAVGSTALRDSIEQVQPLLGLHGHIHEGRGVARIGETLCINPGSMYEQGTLLGAIVRLGKHKIEDYVLTTG; encoded by the coding sequence GTGACCACCATTTTCTTTGCGACGGACATTCACGGCTCGGATATTTGCTGGAGCAAGTTTCTCAATGCGGGGAAGTTCTACAACGCCGATCAGTTGATCCTCGGCGGCGACATGACGGGCAAGGCGGTCGTCCCGTTCATTCATCAGGGCGGAAAAAATTACCGCGTCACACTCCTTGAACAGGTTTACGAAATCACCAACGAAGACGAACTGGCGGATTTGAAAAAAAGAGTCCGCAGCCGCGGCTATTATCCCTACCTGACGAATCCGGATGAGATCAAGGAACTGGAAAAAGACCCTGGGAAGGTCGGCAGGATTTTTTTGGATGAGGTTTTGAAAGTCGTCCAGCAGTGGATGGAATTGGCGGAGAAAAAACTCGCAGGTACGGGCATGAAGGTCTATTGCTGCCCGGGCAATGACGATATGGACGAAGTGGATGACATCATCCGCGAGAGCAGGACGGTTGTCCTTGCGGAAGGGGACGTGACGCTTCTCGACAGCGGTCATGAAATGATCGCCTCTGGTTGGAGCAACAGGACACCCTGGAATACGCATCGTGAAGAGGACGAGGACCAGCTCAAGGTCCGGTATGAGGCGATGACGTCCCGGCTTAAGGACCCGAAGAATGCCATCTTCAACATCCACGTGCCGCCGTATAAATCGAACCTCGATGAAGCGCCGGAGTTGGATGAAAACCTGCGCCCCAAGATGGCGGGACAGGCACTGAAGGCGGTCGGTTCGACGGCTCTGCGCGATTCGATAGAACAGGTCCAGCCTTTGCTCGGCTTGCACGGACACATCCACGAAGGACGCGGCGTTGCCCGCATCGGCGAGACGTTGTGCATCAATCCCGGCTCGATGTATGAGCAGGGAACGCTGCTCGGCGCGATCGTGCGCCTGGGCAAACACAAGATCGAAGATTACGTTCTGACAACAGGTTGA
- a CDS encoding phosphotransferase family protein, producing MSVIEKIAAQVEDWKGRDVSIQQLSGGLTNTNYKVTVDGMPYFVRVPGESTELLAIDRDNEHHNTRAAASAGVAPKVLHHLPEHSAMVLEFLDGKTMSKDSLNQPGQPSRMAQAIKKLHAGPRFYSDFNMFRLTEYYLNLCRERSIEIPKGYPERIPVVNEIEKAMSVNPLAPVPCNNDLLAENYIDDGEQLWLIDYEYSGNNDPTFELGNTCQEMQFNDDQIEEVCAAYFGDASPQMVARMKLNMIMSDVGWGLWAAIQARISTIDFDFWGWALERWGRAEEKMDSAEFPMWMKDVVQ from the coding sequence ATGTCTGTAATCGAAAAGATCGCCGCCCAGGTGGAAGATTGGAAGGGAAGGGATGTATCCATTCAACAGCTTTCGGGCGGTCTTACCAATACCAATTACAAAGTGACCGTGGATGGCATGCCTTATTTTGTTCGTGTGCCGGGTGAAAGCACGGAACTGCTCGCCATCGACAGGGATAACGAACATCACAACACAAGAGCCGCCGCCAGTGCGGGGGTCGCGCCAAAAGTCTTGCATCACCTGCCGGAACACAGCGCCATGGTGTTGGAATTCCTTGACGGGAAGACCATGTCGAAGGATTCGTTGAATCAGCCGGGACAACCCTCCCGCATGGCTCAAGCCATCAAGAAACTCCACGCCGGTCCGCGCTTCTATTCGGACTTCAACATGTTCCGCCTCACAGAGTATTATCTCAACCTGTGCCGTGAACGCAGTATCGAGATCCCCAAAGGTTACCCCGAGCGGATACCCGTTGTGAACGAGATAGAGAAAGCCATGTCTGTCAATCCTTTGGCGCCGGTCCCGTGCAATAATGATCTGCTTGCTGAAAATTACATCGACGACGGCGAACAACTCTGGTTGATCGATTATGAATACAGCGGCAACAACGACCCGACGTTCGAACTGGGCAATACCTGCCAGGAAATGCAGTTCAACGACGATCAGATCGAGGAAGTCTGTGCCGCGTATTTCGGCGATGCGTCACCACAGATGGTCGCGCGCATGAAGCTCAACATGATCATGTCCGACGTGGGCTGGGGGCTGTGGGCGGCGATCCAGGCGAGAATCTCGACCATCGATTTCGACTTCTGGGGCTGGGCGCTCGAACGCTGGGGCAGGGCTGAGGAAAAAATGGATTCCGCCGAATTTCCCATGTGGATGAAGGATGTTGTGCAGTGA
- a CDS encoding APC family permease, whose translation MSDLFVRKATGMVRSWSVLDAFIYALFSINLITLGLYSFSQMYYFEGGMVNALIVSAIFIFFEVVVYAALIAVMPRSGGDYVWQSRILGGAVGFILAVTGWWFILWLWVPLYGDMFRHIVLVPILGVLGAKDTALWFAGTQNGAFTASMLTIIIVSVFIMLGMKTYARIQKFSFYGGMLGLLIVIALLLGGTPEAFKAGLEANASSMFGVSGVYDATVELGTAAGAVTPFAGGSLAVVFLVIPYMVFFNLWPNWGATLYGEVRGATDFKRNMAGMGWALGITTLLGIVLLFAISKSVGWEFYVQSGAAWWNYAWGFTDVAPAFPVWPYPALFAAFLTTNKVVQFLVVALMSLWWFGWCATVFLSSTRVIFAAAFDRLLPESVAKLDERTGTPVNALLLMIVPSILVAYLFNYNIANFASLTLCSTLVIAVTFLGTTISAILLPYVKPDLYKASPIAKYNIFGIPMITVAGLIFGGFLVYLLYQWILDPNALYGIGYSINEAGYKNGTSLIFMGVNYLLAAIIYFGFKSYRMSKGIDLNKVQAEIPVE comes from the coding sequence ATGAGCGACTTGTTTGTCCGTAAAGCGACCGGCATGGTGCGTTCCTGGTCGGTCCTCGACGCGTTCATCTACGCGTTGTTTTCCATCAACCTGATCACCCTCGGCTTGTACAGCTTCAGCCAGATGTATTACTTCGAGGGCGGGATGGTGAACGCGCTGATCGTCAGCGCGATCTTCATTTTCTTCGAGGTTGTGGTCTATGCCGCATTGATCGCCGTCATGCCCCGTTCGGGCGGCGATTACGTCTGGCAGAGCCGCATTCTCGGCGGCGCGGTCGGCTTCATCCTTGCCGTGACCGGCTGGTGGTTCATCCTATGGTTGTGGGTGCCGCTGTATGGCGACATGTTCCGCCACATTGTTCTGGTTCCGATTCTCGGTGTGCTCGGCGCGAAGGATACCGCCCTGTGGTTTGCGGGAACCCAAAACGGGGCGTTCACCGCTTCGATGCTGACCATCATCATCGTCAGCGTCTTCATCATGCTCGGCATGAAGACCTACGCCCGCATCCAGAAGTTCTCCTTCTACGGCGGGATGCTCGGCTTGCTGATCGTTATCGCGCTTTTGTTGGGCGGCACGCCTGAAGCGTTCAAAGCCGGTCTGGAGGCGAACGCCTCATCCATGTTCGGCGTGAGCGGCGTGTACGATGCGACCGTCGAACTCGGCACAGCTGCTGGCGCAGTGACTCCGTTTGCGGGCGGCTCGCTGGCTGTCGTCTTCCTCGTCATCCCGTACATGGTCTTCTTCAATTTGTGGCCCAACTGGGGAGCGACCCTCTACGGTGAAGTACGCGGCGCGACGGATTTCAAACGAAACATGGCGGGCATGGGATGGGCGCTCGGCATTACGACCCTGCTTGGCATCGTTCTGCTCTTTGCCATAAGCAAAAGCGTCGGCTGGGAGTTCTATGTCCAATCAGGCGCAGCCTGGTGGAACTACGCCTGGGGTTTCACCGATGTTGCCCCGGCATTCCCTGTCTGGCCCTATCCGGCGCTGTTCGCCGCCTTCCTGACAACGAATAAAGTCGTTCAATTCCTGGTCGTGGCCTTGATGAGCTTGTGGTGGTTCGGCTGGTGCGCAACGGTATTCCTTTCATCGACGCGCGTGATCTTTGCCGCCGCCTTCGACCGCCTCCTGCCCGAATCGGTTGCAAAACTCGATGAGCGCACCGGGACGCCGGTCAATGCGCTCTTGCTGATGATCGTTCCGTCGATCCTGGTGGCGTATCTCTTCAACTACAACATCGCCAACTTCGCCTCGTTGACACTGTGCTCCACCTTGGTCATCGCTGTGACCTTCCTCGGCACGACGATTTCGGCAATTCTTTTGCCCTACGTCAAACCCGATCTCTACAAGGCGTCGCCCATTGCAAAGTACAACATCTTTGGCATCCCGATGATCACAGTTGCGGGCCTGATCTTCGGCGGTTTCCTCGTATACCTGTTGTATCAATGGATCCTCGACCCGAACGCTTTGTACGGTATCGGCTACAGCATCAACGAAGCCGGATACAAGAACGGCACATCGCTGATCTTCATGGGCGTCAATTACCTGCTCGCCGCGATCATCTACTTCGGATTCAAATCCTACCGCATGAGCAAGGGCATCGACCTGAACAAGGTTCAGGCTGAGATCCCGGTCGAGTAA